The genomic stretch GCAAACAGGCTGTCGTGCAAAGGCGTCAACTGCACATCGTCCCCATCGGCCGGCGCCAGCGGCATACCCAGCTCGAACACCAGCCCGGCGTTGGTCTGACTCACCGCGCCGCGGCCGTGCGCGACGCTGTCCAACACCAGGGCGCCGTTGGCCCAATGCCAATCCTGCCAGCCCGCGGCCACGCTGAGCGACTTGACATCGCCGCCGCCGAACCAGAGCCAGAGCGCGTCGCCGGCCGTGAACTGCACGCCGCTGATCTGCGCCGCGATCAGCAGGCGGTCGCCCGCGCCCGGCGAAGCCAGCAGCCAGAGATCGAGCAGACCCTGCTGCGGGGTGTTGGTGAGGAAGGCCAGCGGGAACTGCCGGTGACCGGCCGCGTCCCATTCGCCCGGCAGCATGACGCCATCCGGCGCGGGCGCGGGGCCGTCAAGCCGGGCCGCGCGCAGCGGCGCAAAGGGCAGAATCTGGCGCAGCGCGCCGGCCACATCCACCTTGCCCGCGCCGAAGGCTTCGCTGGCCTGGCTGCCGGTGAAGCTGTCGCGACGCGCGCCGGCCCGCAGCGCGGCTTCGATCTGCTCAGCCGTGAGATCGGGGCGCGCCTGGCGCAGCAGGGCCGCGGCGCCGGCCACGTGCGGCGCGGCGCCACTGGTGCCGCTGAACCAACGGTATTCGCCCCAACGCCCGGTCTGCGTGCGATCGGACGCGGTGGCTACATCGTAGTTGCTCGGCGCGACTACATCCAGCAGCGGTTGACCGTCCACGCGTGGCCCCTGCCCGCTGAACACGCTGAGACTGCCGGGCGTCACCGGATCGAGGCCGCCGCTGAAGCCGCGGGTGCTGTACGAACCGACGGCAATGCCTGCATCCGCGGTCGCCGGCCAGATCACGCTCAGCGCTGGGTTGCGGGGCGCTACCCATTCCGTACCGCCCACCCAGGCCGTGCGGTTGTCCTGCACGAACGCGCTGAGCATGATCGGCGCGCCGGCCGTGTTGGTCAGCGTCAGGGTGAAAGCGCCGGTCGCCAGCGGGTTGCGCAGCAGATGAAAATCGAGGCGGGCCGTGCCGCGGCTCGATTGCAGGCGCACGCCCGCGATGGCATGGCCGTCGGCGGTCAGCAGGGAATTGCCGGTCGCGGCCAGGGTGAAGGTGTTGGCCGGCCCGCCCGCGGGGGTGGTGAGGGTGGCCGCCAGCGAGGCCGGATCGCCGGCCCACACCAGGGTGATGTCCACCGCGGTGGGGTCGTTGCCAGAAGGCTGTTTGAAGGGCATCAGCGTCACCTGGCCAGGAAGCAGGCTGACCGTGGTGTGCTTGAAGCCGCGGTTGATGTTGCCGGAAGGCAAAACCTGCACGACGCCCTGGCGCTGCGCTTCGGCAATCAGCAGCTCATGGTTGGACGAACCGTCGAAGAACTCCTGGCTGACGTGCGTGTACTCATGCACGACGATGTCCGCGCCGTTGGCAAGCGCCCACAGGAGCGACTCCGACAGGCCGTTGCCGGAACTGTACGGGTCGGCCAGCAGCAGCTCCGCGTCAGGCGCCAGGCCGGTGTAGCGGCTGATGTGGGGCCAGCCGCCGGCCAGGATGCCGAGCACCGAGGTGCCATGCACCAGATAATCGGCCGCGGTGCGGCTGAGGTCCACCCCGCGCTGCCGGGTGACGCCGTTGACATCGAGCACGCGCGCGATCTTGCTGCTGCCCAGACCGGTCAGGGTTTCGCCGGGATCGAGCTGCAGGTTGCCGTTGGCGTCGTTGACCAGGAAAACCTGTTCG from Candidatus Amarolinea dominans encodes the following:
- a CDS encoding S8 family serine peptidase; the encoded protein is MGTLRKLAASTMAAIVSLWILTHAPALAAAGVNQRLGPQPPSCTLIEGATCPHAVDGRLRWLRTRQVEGKLAGALGAAVPVTVRFAQAPTAAEMERLRQIGEVSPWAADALCLDHEALTPAARVACADRGVFIVPLRVPWDAFERLLSLPGLLQIEADTGEDLLPPLDINVAEMHAAATWAVSNTLPSGLTGAGVTIADIDTGVDVFHPLLFRADGGDFAWLDRNGNGLFEPGLDMVDLNGNGEPDAGEWLNRVDATSAQLDGYPRPYDVPGTNDGVFYTDTDWLYHDANRNGQRDYGASFGDSAPSLGEQVFLVNDANGNLQLDPGETLTGLGSSKIARVLDVNGVTRQRGVDLSRTAADYLVHGTSVLGILAGGWPHISRYTGLAPDAELLLADPYSSGNGLSESLLWALANGADIVVHEYTHVSQEFFDGSSNHELLIAEAQRQGVVQVLPSGNINRGFKHTTVSLLPGQVTLMPFKQPSGNDPTAVDITLVWAGDPASLAATLTTPAGGPANTFTLAATGNSLLTADGHAIAGVRLQSSRGTARLDFHLLRNPLATGAFTLTLTNTAGAPIMLSAFVQDNRTAWVGGTEWVAPRNPALSVIWPATADAGIAVGSYSTRGFSGGLDPVTPGSLSVFSGQGPRVDGQPLLDVVAPSNYDVATASDRTQTGRWGEYRWFSGTSGAAPHVAGAAALLRQARPDLTAEQIEAALRAGARRDSFTGSQASEAFGAGKVDVAGALRQILPFAPLRAARLDGPAPAPDGVMLPGEWDAAGHRQFPLAFLTNTPQQGLLDLWLLASPGAGDRLLIAAQISGVQFTAGDALWLWFGGGDVKSLSVAAGWQDWHWANGALVLDSVAHGRGAVSQTNAGLVFELGMPLAPADGDDVQLTPLHDSLFA